The Sulfurimonas aquatica genomic sequence AGGGCTGTCTATATCTAGAAATCTTGTTAATTTAATGGATGGTTCCCTTAGAGTTGAGAGTGAAGTTCAAAAAGGGACTAAGTTTTACATTATACTACCTATAAAGGTACTAGAAGGTTCTCCTGAGATAAACGCGAAACCTGTTCAGACTCATAAAACTAAAAAAGAAAAGACAAAAGCAGTTAGAGTAGATTTAGATCCTAGAACAATTGATCTCTCAAGTAGGAAGTTGATAATAGAAGCTGCACTTATAGGTAGCGGCATGAAAATAAAAAAAGAGTTAGATAAGATAAAAGATTTAGATAAAGATATATATGAATTTATTCAACAAAAAATGAAGGTATATGATTTCGATTCTATAGTTTCACTATTAAAGGTATAAAATGGCTCAGAATACAAATATATTGGTTGTCGATGATACAGTAGTAAATCTGGAACTTTTAGAGATAATTCTCTCTGAAGAGGGTTATGATGTGCGTACTGCAACTAGTGGAGAGATGGCTTTAAAGTCCATACAGAGACAAAAACCAGATCTTATTTTACTTGATGTCATGATGCCTGGAATAGATGGTTATGAAACATGTGAAATGATAAAAGAGGACCCTGAACTCAAACAAATTCCAATCATTTTTTTAAGTGCAAAATCTCAAGCAGAAGATAAAGTAAAAGCATTTACACTTGGTGCAGTTGATTATCTTGTAAAACCTTTTGAGACAATAGAAGTTATAGCTAGGATTAAAACACATCTTTCAATTCATTTTTTAGAAAAAGAGTTAAAACAAAATCTCGAAATAGTGGATAAGTATGTAATTATGTCATCTACTGATATAGAAGGAAAAATCATAAAAGTAAGTAGTGCATTTTGTGAAATGTCCGGATACTCTTTGGAAGATCTCTTAGGAAGTAATCATGCGATTCTAAGAAGTGGAAGTAGTACAGATAAACTCTATAAGGAGTTATGGGAGAGTATAAAATCAGGACAAACATGGAAAGGTGAGATAGAAAATATCAAAAAAAATGGGGATACATATTGGGTTGATTCTATAATTTCTCCAAATATTGATGATAATGGAATCATAACTGGATATACATCTCTTAATAGTGACATTACAGATAAAAAAAGAATTGAACTCTTATCTATTACTGATCAGCTAACGGGACTTTATAACAGAAGACACTTTAATGATGTGCTCAGTGATGAAATAAATCGGGCAATGAGACATGGATCAAAGTTATCTTTAATGATGCTAGATGTAGACTTTTTTAAACAGTATAATGATACATATGGGCATCAAGATGGTGACGATGTTCTTGCAACTATCGGCCATACTCTTAACTATAAATCATTTCACCGAACTAGTGATACTAGGTTTAGACTAGGTGGTGAAGAGTTTGGTGCAGTATATGTTACAAGTACAAAAGAGGATTCACTTTCAATTGCCAATGAAGTTTGTAGAAGTATTCAAAATCTTC encodes the following:
- a CDS encoding diguanylate cyclase, translated to MAQNTNILVVDDTVVNLELLEIILSEEGYDVRTATSGEMALKSIQRQKPDLILLDVMMPGIDGYETCEMIKEDPELKQIPIIFLSAKSQAEDKVKAFTLGAVDYLVKPFETIEVIARIKTHLSIHFLEKELKQNLEIVDKYVIMSSTDIEGKIIKVSSAFCEMSGYSLEDLLGSNHAILRSGSSTDKLYKELWESIKSGQTWKGEIENIKKNGDTYWVDSIISPNIDDNGIITGYTSLNSDITDKKRIELLSITDQLTGLYNRRHFNDVLSDEINRAMRHGSKLSLMMLDVDFFKQYNDTYGHQDGDDVLATIGHTLNYKSFHRTSDTRFRLGGEEFGAVYVTSTKEDSLSIANEVCRSIQNLQIEHKSSSVDKVITVSIGLVSIDFADKKNYKYDSDSLYKIADDELYKAKSGGRNRVSFISF